From Gimesia panareensis, the proteins below share one genomic window:
- a CDS encoding efflux RND transporter periplasmic adaptor subunit, which yields MTTDESSSIENVWQEIEGLVMGLAQISRTEISGQHFYAELVERAIQGLNARGALLWIPNAQRDFELIQKQGLNPETDPILGLSQEQIARHRQLLNEALLENEPASIAAESGLSAQHQGRNPLTENLILCPVRIMRDSVASLGILEIIHPPPRSYAAQDGYLRFISALCEISDDFCQHQQLLKLQELETLWEEFERFSEHVHLHLDARQTAYIIANEGRLLINCDRVSVLQRTGQSYRLMAASGVESIERRSESVQRLETLVTRIQALNRPYWNWEADQNYPPQITEPLHAYLDLAASRSLMIFPLKHITQETVEPAGNTRLHDHSSPTEQMIGAIVVEQFHVVATSQTLLDRALAVSRHGGTALYNALQYESFPFFPILKFWSHSPVRNRQLTWRKLGTVGVILAVIAAILILTPATFTIEGTGALQPVEQQNIFATADGIVDQILVHQGEEVTRDQTLLTLRDSDLELESSRVRGEIQTVQKRLAVIQAARLELNPTDADALQRGNRLTAEQEELNERLKSLTEQRTLLKNQQDALLLKSPINGEVLTWDLQEKLLARPVQRGQRLLTVADLKGPWELKMQVPDSEVGHILAAQRASESPLNVSFLLLTDPDQTYTGTIQSIAATAEPDEEGTPVVQITVKLDRESIKGLRPGASVLPQIDCGQRSLGYVWLRRLWETVQRELFLL from the coding sequence ATGACTACTGACGAATCCTCTTCCATCGAAAATGTCTGGCAGGAGATTGAAGGGCTCGTAATGGGGCTGGCGCAAATCTCGCGTACCGAGATTTCCGGCCAGCACTTTTATGCGGAACTGGTTGAGCGGGCCATCCAGGGGCTCAATGCCCGGGGCGCCCTGCTCTGGATTCCCAATGCACAGCGCGATTTTGAACTCATTCAGAAGCAGGGGCTGAATCCTGAAACCGACCCGATCCTGGGACTGAGCCAGGAACAGATCGCCCGGCATCGCCAACTGCTCAACGAAGCCCTGCTGGAGAACGAGCCGGCCAGCATCGCCGCCGAGTCCGGTTTGTCTGCGCAACACCAGGGGAGAAACCCACTCACGGAAAATCTGATTCTCTGCCCGGTCCGCATCATGCGCGACTCGGTCGCCAGTCTCGGGATTCTGGAAATCATCCATCCGCCACCCCGTTCGTACGCAGCCCAGGATGGTTACCTCCGGTTTATCAGCGCGCTGTGTGAAATCTCCGACGACTTCTGCCAGCATCAGCAACTGCTCAAGCTGCAGGAACTGGAAACGCTCTGGGAAGAATTCGAGCGTTTCTCCGAACACGTGCATCTGCATCTGGATGCACGGCAGACCGCTTATATCATTGCCAATGAAGGTCGCCTGCTGATCAACTGCGATCGGGTCTCGGTCCTGCAGCGTACCGGCCAGTCCTATCGCCTGATGGCGGCCAGCGGCGTCGAAAGTATCGAACGCCGTTCCGAATCGGTTCAGCGGCTGGAAACACTGGTCACGCGCATCCAGGCATTGAACCGTCCTTACTGGAACTGGGAAGCGGACCAGAACTATCCCCCGCAAATCACCGAACCACTGCACGCTTACCTCGATCTGGCAGCGTCGCGTTCCCTGATGATTTTCCCATTGAAACATATTACCCAGGAAACGGTCGAGCCGGCCGGCAATACGCGCCTGCACGATCACAGTTCTCCCACGGAACAGATGATTGGCGCGATCGTCGTCGAGCAGTTTCATGTCGTCGCCACCAGCCAGACGCTTCTCGATCGTGCCCTGGCAGTCTCCCGGCATGGGGGAACCGCGCTCTACAATGCACTTCAATATGAAAGCTTTCCCTTCTTCCCGATTCTCAAATTCTGGTCACACTCGCCTGTTCGCAACCGTCAGCTGACCTGGCGGAAACTGGGGACCGTCGGCGTGATCCTGGCAGTGATCGCCGCCATTCTGATACTGACGCCGGCCACATTTACGATTGAAGGAACGGGCGCCCTGCAGCCGGTCGAACAGCAGAACATCTTCGCGACCGCGGACGGCATCGTCGATCAGATCCTCGTTCACCAGGGAGAGGAGGTCACCCGGGATCAGACACTGTTGACCCTCCGCGATTCGGATCTGGAACTCGAATCCAGCCGCGTGCGTGGCGAGATCCAGACGGTCCAGAAACGCCTGGCAGTGATTCAGGCAGCCCGACTGGAACTCAACCCCACCGACGCCGACGCCCTGCAGCGGGGCAATCGCCTGACCGCCGAACAGGAAGAACTCAACGAACGTCTCAAAAGCCTGACCGAACAACGGACGCTCCTGAAAAATCAACAGGATGCGCTGCTGCTCAAAAGTCCCATTAACGGCGAAGTGCTTACCTGGGATCTGCAGGAAAAGCTGCTGGCACGCCCCGTGCAACGGGGGCAGCGACTGCTCACCGTCGCAGATCTGAAAGGTCCCTGGGAACTGAAAATGCAGGTGCCGGATTCTGAAGTCGGCCACATCCTGGCTGCCCAGAGAGCGAGTGAATCGCCACTCAACGTTTCCTTTTTACTGCTGACCGATCCGGACCAGACCTATACCGGCACGATTCAGTCCATCGCCGCGACCGCGGAACCCGATGAAGAAGGGACTCCCGTAGTTCAAATCACAGTGAAACTGGATCGCGAGTCGATCAAGGGGTTGCGCCCCGGCGCCTCGGTACTCCCGCAGATTGACTGTGGTCAGCGTTCTCTGGGATACGTCTGGCTCAGGCGTCTGTGGGAAACAGTTCAGCGGGAACTCTTCTTACTCTGA
- a CDS encoding FG-GAP repeat domain-containing protein, whose translation MFKLMRKVAHVSCLLASLTVLTPLPAGEPDRGDPWPIHIIDDSSRGADGVKLFDLDRDGLLDLTTGWEEGGVTRIYRNPGPDRAKLPWPALTVGKTPHVEDAAWIDLERNGRKAVVSCCEGKTRAVFVHWAPYEKPFEQPWQQAVIPASKDRMMWMFAVPAKLSLDARGGEELVAAGKGPGAEIGWFECKAEARDLSNYKWHPLSPAGWIMSLYMVDMDGDGDQDILTTDRKGKLRGCRWLENPGFVRFKGEKWKNHWVGGRDREVMFAHLADLDQDGLQDVLFVSRNPDEVHWYRRLDKSGQKWEHQVVPYPENTGGGKGVAVGDLDRDGQLDLVLSCEHAEPPKSGMFWMRGSRKGEQFHWEPREISGPKGIKYDRIELLDLDADGDLDVICCEERHQKRGLGLFWYENPQLQKDTVQSKKSSR comes from the coding sequence ATGTTCAAACTGATGAGAAAAGTGGCGCACGTTTCCTGTCTGCTGGCCAGTCTGACTGTATTAACTCCGTTACCAGCCGGTGAGCCGGACCGTGGTGACCCCTGGCCGATCCATATCATAGACGACTCGTCCCGTGGGGCCGACGGTGTGAAACTGTTTGATCTCGACCGCGATGGTCTGCTGGATCTGACGACCGGCTGGGAAGAGGGAGGCGTGACCCGTATTTATCGCAATCCCGGACCCGACCGCGCGAAACTGCCCTGGCCTGCGTTGACCGTGGGTAAGACGCCCCATGTAGAAGACGCCGCCTGGATCGATCTGGAACGCAACGGACGCAAGGCGGTGGTCAGCTGCTGTGAAGGCAAGACGCGGGCGGTTTTCGTGCATTGGGCTCCTTACGAGAAGCCCTTTGAGCAACCCTGGCAGCAGGCAGTGATTCCGGCATCAAAGGATCGGATGATGTGGATGTTTGCTGTTCCCGCGAAACTGAGCCTTGATGCACGCGGGGGCGAAGAACTGGTGGCGGCCGGCAAAGGACCCGGTGCAGAGATTGGCTGGTTTGAATGTAAGGCAGAAGCGCGCGATCTGTCGAATTACAAGTGGCACCCGCTTTCCCCGGCCGGCTGGATCATGTCATTATATATGGTCGATATGGATGGCGATGGAGACCAGGACATTCTGACCACAGACCGTAAAGGAAAACTGCGCGGCTGTCGCTGGCTTGAAAATCCGGGTTTCGTCAGATTCAAGGGGGAGAAGTGGAAGAATCACTGGGTCGGCGGCCGGGATCGGGAGGTGATGTTCGCCCATCTGGCCGACCTGGATCAGGATGGTTTACAGGACGTCCTGTTTGTCTCACGTAACCCAGATGAAGTGCACTGGTACCGACGTCTCGACAAGAGCGGTCAGAAATGGGAACATCAGGTCGTTCCTTATCCGGAAAACACCGGGGGGGGAAAAGGGGTTGCGGTGGGCGACCTGGATCGGGACGGTCAGCTGGATCTGGTACTCAGTTGCGAACATGCCGAGCCTCCCAAATCCGGGATGTTCTGGATGCGCGGCTCTCGCAAGGGGGAGCAATTCCACTGGGAACCGCGTGAGATCAGCGGACCGAAGGGAATTAAGTATGACCGCATCGAACTACTGGATCTGGATGCCGACGGCGATCTGGATGTGATCTGCTGTGAAGAACGGCATCAGAAACGGGGGCTGGGGCTGTTCTGGTATGAGAACCCGCAGCTGCAGAAAGACACCGTTCAGAGTAAGAAGAGTTCCCGCTGA
- a CDS encoding DUF58 domain-containing protein, translating to MLSQDAPLSDPTALARFGKLEVVTRLVVEGFMMGQHKSPFKGASVEFVEHRQYYPGDEIRHIDWRAYGKTGKYYVKEFEEETNLRCYLLLDCSGSMAYAGKTLSKFEYAKQLAAALGYLLLSQRDAVGLITFDSARRDFIQPSANPKNFGQMLEILENAKPRHETAISTVLSEVQPLIKRRSLVVLISDCFDEPEALTTTLKQLRHDRHEVLLFQVVAPEEEEFPFSKPTQFRSLERRGQNQLVDPHQLRARYLEQYQEFCATLSRQCGSVHVDYLKFRTTDPYHLALGAFLNQRTRPGRK from the coding sequence ATGCTTTCACAGGATGCTCCCTTATCTGACCCCACAGCGCTGGCGCGGTTTGGCAAACTCGAAGTTGTCACCCGGCTGGTTGTGGAAGGTTTCATGATGGGACAGCACAAAAGTCCCTTCAAAGGGGCGAGCGTCGAATTCGTGGAGCATCGCCAGTATTACCCCGGCGATGAAATCCGTCATATCGACTGGCGGGCCTACGGCAAAACCGGGAAGTATTACGTCAAGGAGTTCGAAGAAGAGACCAACCTCCGCTGTTACCTGCTGCTGGACTGTTCGGGCAGCATGGCCTACGCGGGCAAAACGTTAAGTAAATTCGAGTACGCCAAACAACTGGCGGCGGCGCTGGGTTACCTGCTGCTCAGTCAGCGTGACGCCGTCGGGCTGATCACGTTCGACAGTGCGCGGCGGGATTTTATTCAGCCTTCGGCCAATCCCAAGAACTTCGGGCAGATGCTGGAGATCCTGGAGAATGCCAAACCGCGACACGAAACCGCGATCTCTACGGTGCTCTCGGAAGTACAGCCGCTGATCAAACGCCGGAGTCTGGTGGTGCTGATCTCCGACTGTTTCGATGAACCCGAAGCGCTGACGACCACTCTCAAACAGCTGCGTCACGATCGACACGAAGTCCTGCTCTTCCAGGTGGTGGCACCGGAAGAGGAAGAGTTTCCCTTCAGCAAGCCGACCCAGTTCCGCAGCCTGGAGCGGCGGGGCCAGAATCAACTGGTCGACCCGCATCAGTTACGGGCCCGCTATCTGGAGCAGTACCAGGAATTCTGTGCGACACTGTCCCGGCAGTGCGGCTCGGTGCACGTCGATTATCTCAAGTTTCGCACCACCGATCCCTATCATCTGGCGCTGGGGGCCTTCCTGAATCAGCGGACCCGACCCGGACGCAAATAG
- a CDS encoding 3-keto-disaccharide hydrolase, producing the protein MTMITWKRTTTLLALLLAVASLNLAGAEEGKLNQPPEGFKQLFNGKDLTGWKGLVGNPKTRAKMSPEELAKAQKKADDSMNEHWKVVDGIIVFDGKGQSLCTAKDYGDFEMLVDWKIKKDGDSGIYLRGSPQVQIWDPAVKAAGGVGSGGLYNNKKNPSKPLLTADNPVGEWNTFRIKMVGEKVSVWLNGKLVVDDTPLENYWERDKPIYETGQIELQNHGNTLYFRNVFIKELD; encoded by the coding sequence ATGACTATGATCACCTGGAAACGCACCACGACGCTGCTGGCTCTGCTGCTGGCGGTTGCTTCGCTGAATCTGGCAGGAGCCGAAGAAGGTAAACTGAATCAGCCCCCGGAAGGCTTCAAACAGCTGTTTAACGGCAAAGACCTGACCGGCTGGAAAGGCCTGGTGGGCAATCCCAAAACACGGGCCAAGATGAGCCCTGAAGAACTGGCCAAAGCCCAGAAGAAGGCCGACGACAGCATGAACGAGCACTGGAAGGTCGTCGATGGCATCATCGTGTTTGACGGCAAAGGCCAGAGCCTGTGCACCGCGAAAGATTACGGCGACTTCGAAATGCTGGTCGACTGGAAGATCAAAAAAGATGGCGACAGCGGCATCTATCTGCGTGGTTCGCCACAGGTCCAGATCTGGGATCCGGCTGTGAAAGCCGCCGGTGGCGTCGGTTCCGGCGGACTCTACAACAACAAAAAGAACCCCAGCAAGCCGCTGCTCACCGCCGATAATCCGGTTGGCGAATGGAACACTTTCCGCATCAAAATGGTGGGAGAAAAGGTCAGCGTCTGGCTGAACGGCAAGCTGGTCGTCGACGACACTCCGCTGGAAAATTACTGGGAGCGGGATAAGCCGATCTACGAAACCGGTCAGATCGAGTTGCAGAACCATGGCAACACGCTTTATTTCCGGAATGTTTTTATCAAAGAACTGGATTAG
- a CDS encoding sulfatase family protein has protein sequence MNRCLYAMLCLLLVFSTAVPASAAPKQKNVLVIVVDDQGFQSGCYGNKVIKTPGIDMLAESGTRFTRAHCTTASCSASRSVIMTGLYNHATGHYGHAHGYNHFSTYTTVKSLPIILEEAGYRTCSIGKYHLAPEYVYQFQEYRNKGVQGNRNSAKMAANAKEWITEDDDRPFFLYYCSSDPHRGGGPDGYSNFNDDPDHYPGVTPVKYKPEQIVVPPWLPNHQEVKEELAEYYQAISRLDQGVVSLINTLKETGHWEDTLIMFLSDNGPPFPGAKTNLYQPGMNLPLIVRDPTQKKQGITTDALVTWADLTPTILDYCEVTPKPVPPIRPTENNGKRTTGRGKPVPYKFHGRSFRSALSKEHAPDFDEHYASHTFHEITMYYPMRVILSGKYKYIFNIAHELPYPFASDLYRSPTWQGVLKRGDKMYGQRTVYSYLHRPRHELYDLSVDPYESKNLAFEPEHQETLEKLQEKLKAWQKETKDPWILKWEYE, from the coding sequence ATGAATCGCTGTCTTTACGCAATGCTCTGTCTGCTGCTGGTCTTCAGCACAGCCGTCCCGGCGTCCGCTGCCCCGAAACAGAAAAACGTGCTCGTGATCGTGGTCGACGACCAGGGTTTCCAGTCCGGCTGCTACGGGAATAAAGTCATCAAAACCCCGGGCATCGACATGCTGGCAGAATCAGGCACCCGTTTCACCCGGGCACACTGCACCACCGCCAGTTGCTCCGCCAGTCGCTCCGTGATCATGACCGGACTGTATAACCACGCGACCGGACACTACGGACACGCCCACGGCTACAACCATTTCAGCACCTACACCACCGTAAAGTCACTGCCGATCATTCTGGAAGAGGCCGGCTACCGGACCTGCTCGATCGGAAAATATCATCTGGCTCCCGAATACGTTTACCAGTTCCAGGAATACCGCAACAAAGGGGTCCAGGGAAACCGTAACTCCGCGAAGATGGCAGCCAACGCGAAAGAGTGGATCACTGAAGACGACGATCGTCCCTTCTTCCTGTATTACTGCAGCAGCGATCCCCACCGTGGCGGCGGCCCGGACGGTTATTCCAACTTCAACGACGATCCCGACCACTACCCCGGCGTGACGCCGGTCAAATACAAGCCCGAACAGATTGTGGTACCCCCCTGGCTGCCCAATCACCAGGAAGTCAAAGAGGAACTGGCCGAATACTACCAGGCGATTTCCCGCCTGGACCAGGGAGTGGTCTCGCTGATCAACACGCTCAAAGAGACCGGCCACTGGGAAGACACACTGATCATGTTCCTCAGCGATAACGGCCCTCCGTTCCCCGGCGCGAAGACGAACCTTTATCAGCCAGGCATGAACCTGCCGCTGATCGTGCGGGATCCGACACAGAAAAAACAGGGCATCACCACCGACGCCCTGGTCACCTGGGCCGACCTCACACCGACGATTCTCGATTACTGCGAAGTCACCCCTAAGCCAGTGCCCCCGATCCGTCCTACGGAAAACAACGGCAAACGGACGACCGGTCGCGGCAAACCGGTGCCCTATAAATTCCACGGTCGCTCGTTCCGGAGTGCCCTGAGCAAGGAACATGCGCCCGACTTTGACGAGCACTACGCTTCGCACACATTCCACGAAATCACGATGTACTACCCGATGCGGGTGATCCTCAGCGGCAAGTACAAGTACATCTTCAACATCGCCCACGAACTCCCCTACCCGTTCGCCTCCGATTTATATCGGTCCCCGACCTGGCAGGGTGTACTCAAGCGGGGTGACAAGATGTACGGGCAGCGAACGGTCTACTCGTACCTGCACCGCCCCCGGCATGAACTGTACGATCTGTCCGTGGATCCTTACGAATCGAAGAACCTCGCTTTTGAGCCGGAGCACCAGGAAACGCTGGAAAAACTGCAGGAAAAGCTGAAAGCCTGGCAGAAAGAGACCAAAGATCCCTGGATTCTGAAGTGGGAATACGAGTGA
- a CDS encoding sulfatase codes for MLASLLLIGSASAAERPNVLLILVDDLKPALGCYGDPIAQTPNIDALAARGMRFERAYCNQAVCAPSRFTLMLGAHSTSTGLYGLGSQLREIVPDAVTLPQYFAQHGGYRTESLGKVFHIGHGNHGDPASFSVPHFHDKVIEYLDPASTQGGKLTREEAYFTNQHLDRIKSLPRGAAFEAPDVDDIKYADGRVAAETVKRLKAAQARCMQDGTPFFIVAGFARPHLPFSAPKKYWDLYDPSELPLPQFEELPANAPKVAGKRGGEITNYSPVPTDRNARFSEGLKRQLIHGYYASTSFVDAQIGKVLNELNRLGLAENTIVVLWGDHGFHLGDLGIWTKHTNYEQANRIPILIAAPGVTQPGSATQQLAESVDLFPTLAELAGLPAPKVPQPLDGVSLVPVLKNPRSRVRDHAYHAYPKQKLGRAIRTERYRLVEWKPYRNSNAPAEYELYDYQTDPLETRNLAREQPAMVESLKQILTGYPEPLPRNAKPVKKKTAP; via the coding sequence ATGCTGGCGAGTCTGCTGCTGATTGGGAGTGCCTCGGCTGCAGAACGTCCCAATGTGCTGCTGATCCTCGTCGATGACCTGAAACCCGCGCTGGGCTGTTACGGTGATCCGATCGCCCAGACTCCGAACATCGATGCCCTGGCCGCACGCGGCATGCGGTTCGAGCGGGCCTACTGCAACCAGGCCGTCTGCGCACCCTCGCGGTTCACACTGATGCTTGGTGCGCATTCGACATCGACCGGCTTATACGGTCTGGGCAGTCAGTTGCGCGAGATCGTTCCCGACGCCGTCACTCTGCCGCAATACTTCGCGCAGCACGGCGGTTACCGTACCGAATCGCTGGGCAAAGTCTTTCACATCGGACACGGCAACCACGGAGATCCCGCCTCCTTCAGCGTGCCGCATTTCCATGACAAGGTGATCGAATACCTCGACCCCGCCAGCACCCAGGGGGGAAAGCTCACCCGCGAAGAAGCCTACTTCACCAACCAGCACCTTGATCGAATTAAATCGCTCCCCCGCGGCGCCGCCTTTGAAGCACCTGATGTGGACGACATCAAATATGCCGACGGTCGCGTGGCCGCGGAAACGGTCAAGCGACTCAAAGCCGCCCAGGCCCGTTGCATGCAGGATGGGACGCCGTTCTTCATCGTCGCCGGCTTTGCCCGACCGCATCTGCCCTTCAGCGCACCTAAAAAGTACTGGGACCTGTACGATCCGTCCGAACTGCCGCTGCCTCAGTTCGAAGAACTCCCCGCGAATGCCCCGAAAGTGGCCGGGAAGCGGGGCGGCGAGATCACCAATTACAGCCCCGTGCCGACCGACAGAAATGCCAGGTTCAGCGAAGGCCTCAAACGCCAGCTGATTCACGGCTATTACGCGAGCACCAGTTTCGTCGACGCGCAGATCGGCAAGGTACTCAACGAACTCAACCGCCTGGGACTGGCCGAGAACACGATCGTCGTCTTGTGGGGCGATCACGGTTTTCATCTGGGCGACCTGGGCATCTGGACCAAGCACACGAACTACGAACAGGCCAACCGCATCCCGATTCTCATCGCGGCTCCCGGAGTCACACAGCCCGGCTCCGCCACGCAGCAGCTCGCCGAAAGCGTGGACCTCTTTCCTACGCTGGCCGAACTCGCCGGCCTCCCGGCTCCCAAGGTACCCCAGCCCCTCGATGGCGTCAGCCTGGTCCCGGTCCTGAAGAACCCCAGGTCCCGCGTGAGGGATCACGCCTATCACGCATATCCCAAACAGAAACTGGGCCGCGCCATTCGCACCGAACGTTATCGCCTGGTGGAGTGGAAGCCTTACAGGAATTCCAATGCCCCCGCCGAATACGAACTCTACGACTACCAGACCGACCCGTTAGAAACACGCAACCTGGCCCGGGAACAACCCGCGATGGTGGAGTCACTCAAACAGATCCTCACCGGCTATCCCGAACCACTTCCACGCAATGCGAAGCCTGTAAAGAAGAAAACAGCGCCGTAG
- a CDS encoding beta-propeller domain-containing protein — MPIRNRAHSEPRTLFSQAGRFWLVLLFSISCLATGATATAGENDAIRHSFLGVGKANRAVIVGEDGTIEWKFDMPASDGWVLPSGNVLLALYGTKEFPHGGVVEVDRKTKQILFQYKGQQKEISTVQPLADGTFLVAELGSEPRAIVINRQGKIVKTTPLQCQQKNTHMQTRMLRVLPNGNYIAPHLLDFAVKEYDPESGEVLQVIATDERGREKRDWPFTAIRLKNGNTLIACTNGNRIIETDPQGKIVWSVTNADLGENLFADACGAQRLPNGNTVIASYRAKGDQVKLFEVTPDKKVVWRYSGLKSGFHHFQILTTNGKPIKENTWK; from the coding sequence ATGCCGATACGGAACCGCGCTCATTCCGAACCTCGAACCCTATTCTCTCAAGCAGGCCGCTTCTGGCTGGTGCTGCTGTTCTCAATCAGTTGTCTCGCGACAGGCGCCACTGCAACCGCTGGCGAGAACGATGCGATTCGGCACTCGTTTCTCGGTGTCGGTAAAGCGAACCGGGCGGTCATCGTCGGTGAGGACGGAACCATCGAATGGAAGTTCGACATGCCCGCCAGCGATGGCTGGGTGCTCCCCAGCGGCAATGTGTTGCTGGCCCTGTATGGGACCAAAGAATTTCCCCATGGCGGCGTCGTCGAAGTCGACCGGAAAACAAAACAGATCCTGTTTCAGTACAAAGGCCAGCAGAAAGAAATCAGTACCGTACAACCGTTAGCAGACGGCACTTTCCTCGTCGCTGAACTCGGTTCGGAGCCGCGGGCCATTGTCATCAATCGCCAGGGGAAAATCGTGAAGACGACGCCCCTGCAGTGCCAGCAGAAAAATACCCATATGCAGACCCGCATGCTGCGCGTCCTGCCCAATGGCAACTACATCGCCCCGCATCTGCTGGACTTTGCCGTCAAAGAATACGATCCCGAAAGTGGTGAAGTGCTGCAGGTCATCGCGACCGACGAACGGGGCCGCGAGAAACGCGACTGGCCCTTCACCGCCATTCGTCTCAAGAACGGCAACACGCTGATCGCCTGCACGAACGGGAACCGCATCATCGAAACCGATCCCCAGGGCAAAATTGTCTGGAGCGTGACGAATGCCGATCTGGGAGAAAACCTGTTCGCCGATGCCTGCGGGGCTCAGAGATTACCCAACGGAAATACCGTGATTGCCAGCTATCGTGCCAAAGGGGATCAGGTCAAACTGTTCGAAGTGACCCCGGACAAAAAAGTGGTCTGGCGTTACTCAGGTCTGAAATCCGGTTTTCACCATTTTCAGATCCTGACCACCAACGGTAAGCCGATTAAAGAGAATACCTGGAAATAA
- the tnpA gene encoding IS66 family insertion sequence element accessory protein TnpA has translation MKTAQVWADRLERFDQAEITVAQFCQNENVSKASYYYWRRKVRGRRKIRGTTRRDHQRLRDSTSAPPRQTGRKPAGFLPVTLAASSPATVMAVDLPGGIRIRFEIPSCSQEARS, from the coding sequence GTGAAAACCGCCCAAGTCTGGGCAGACCGACTGGAGCGATTCGACCAGGCTGAAATCACCGTCGCGCAGTTCTGCCAAAACGAAAACGTCTCAAAAGCGTCCTACTATTACTGGCGGCGGAAGGTCCGCGGCCGGCGGAAGATCCGCGGTACCACCAGGAGAGACCATCAACGGCTTCGCGACAGCACGTCTGCCCCTCCTCGACAGACGGGCAGAAAGCCGGCAGGCTTCCTGCCCGTCACGCTTGCAGCGTCCTCACCGGCCACTGTCATGGCCGTCGATCTGCCGGGCGGCATTCGCATTCGATTCGAGATCCCGTCCTGTAGCCAGGAGGCCCGCTCATGA
- the tnpB gene encoding IS66 family insertion sequence element accessory protein TnpB (TnpB, as the term is used for proteins encoded by IS66 family insertion elements, is considered an accessory protein, since TnpC, encoded by a neighboring gene, is a DDE family transposase.), with protein sequence MMGLPSGTPIYLCTEPVDFRNGFDGLTGIVTATLGQNVLNGSLFLFVNRRRDRIKALWWETGGLTLWYRRLEQGTVELPTPEDDKTHVTIDSVELAMWIAGVSLKSSRHRRKRMTAV encoded by the coding sequence ATGATGGGCTTGCCCAGCGGCACGCCCATCTACCTGTGCACCGAGCCGGTCGATTTTCGTAACGGCTTCGACGGTTTAACCGGCATTGTCACCGCGACGCTGGGTCAGAACGTCCTCAACGGTTCTCTATTCCTGTTTGTGAACCGCCGACGCGATCGTATCAAAGCCCTGTGGTGGGAGACCGGCGGACTGACGTTATGGTACCGGCGGCTTGAGCAAGGTACCGTTGAGCTGCCAACGCCCGAAGACGACAAAACCCACGTGACCATCGATTCGGTCGAACTGGCCATGTGGATCGCCGGCGTTTCGCTGAAGTCGTCCAGGCACAGAAGAAAGCGAATGACTGCGGTCTGA